A region from the Triticum urartu cultivar G1812 chromosome 1, Tu2.1, whole genome shotgun sequence genome encodes:
- the LOC125532730 gene encoding uncharacterized protein LOC125532730, producing the protein MKLNILMDDIKKKQFFGPINAVEFQKRGLPHVHIIIWLAKEAPLDAQKIDSYISAQLPDPIKDPIGYEVVSSFMVHGPCGPLGQSSPCMSEGKCTKFYPKEFCEQTTVRENGFTEYARPNNGITARKNNVDIDNRFIVPHNVDLVVKYQAHINVEKVNHDGMHKYLFKYVTKGFDCARIGLHGNFSTSASSTETVNEIDNYLECRCVTPNDAAWRLQQYDIHHTDPSVERLPVHLPLENNVIYSEDDNLEQVIEDPKNVTTKLTAWLDANMQHPEARQYTYIEFPEYWTWHQQGKYWDHRRGPQKKIGRVAHVNPSQGEPFYLRMLLNIRKGPTSFTDIRTISGQEYPTFCSACEALGLLGDDQEWSNALKDAARWASPFQLRQLFVTLLLFCNVTNPIKLFEEHASMMSEDIAHRLNLHPSQLSSSSLDSYVTSCLLIELDKLLKDSGYCLSHFSLPLPDDIGNASAQNRLLLDELTYDIPNMTSTLNDNIPKLNNNQKDVFHAIYNSAINNEGRTFFVYGYGGTGKTFLWTTLLYSLRSQGKIALAVASSGIASLLLPGGRTPHSRFKIPLEISENSMCTIKKNTHLAELIQNTSLIVWDEAPMNHRYCFEALDHTLRDIMSDTRPNAEDMQFGGITVVLGGDFRQTQPVIKNATKQQILKSCIVNSYLWNKCTLLQLNENMRLTSGCLSISRREELQNFADWLLRIGNGTEPFVPVPNEPNSIFIQIPQYLLLSPDSRNIDGLISFVYNSGCESTTITSYLCDRAILAPTNDVVSKINTIMISRLATSEMSYYSSDSIDDRCPNHSTLEALYPTELLNTIDIPGLPDHILHLKIGVPIMLLRNLDPSRGLCNGTRLIVTQLTGRVIEGEIITGKAIGSRVSISPMESTTKFKDITVGQQNCKVFARVIRLWDAINTNPRYGNALISIDGILLDEDGSMAQISVPKKFEKQFRGLLSQGSVYIISNVAAIDIRSKSYVYRHQNYMLQFKQDTKVHPLHSRGADIPTLSFNFCPFDQLPQKAIDSKPLLDVIGVICDVGPYDYASQTSQHKFRKIKICNLEEQTQELVLWGQHGESFDEETVLKKSQEGIVIAIFAGVTANLQRFTAINGNAQLYKSISLRSNKYLHLKQ; encoded by the exons ATGAAGCTTAATATTCTAATGGATGATATTAAAAAGAAACAATTCTTTGGACCCATAAACGCAG TTGAATTCCAGAAACGTGGACTCCCACATGTTCATATAATTATATGGTTAGCCAAAGAAGCACCTTTAGATGCACAGAAGATAGATTCCTATATTTCTGCTCAGTTGCCAGATCCTATAAAAGATCCAATAGGATATGAGGTTGTTTCTTCTTTTATGGTGCATGGCCCTTGCGGCCCTCTCGGCCAGTCGTCACCATGTATGTCAGAAGGAAAATGCACCAAATTTTACCCAAAGGAGTTCTGTGAGCAAACAACTGTACGGGAGAATGGTTTCACAGAATATGCCCGACCAAATAATGGAATAACAGCTAGGAAAAATAATGTTGACATTGACAATAGATTCATTGTTCCTCACAATGTGGACCTAGTGGTTAAGTACCAAGCTCATATAAATGTAGAGAAGGTTAACCATGATGGTATGCACAAATATCTTTTCAAGTATGTCACAAAAGGATTTGATTGTGCTAGAATTGGCCTCCACGGCAACTTTTCAACATCAGCCTCATCAACTGAAACCGTTAATGAAATTGATAATTATTTAGAGTGTCGTTGTGTGACACCAAATGATGCTGCTTGGCGGTTGCAGCAATATGATATTCACCATACAGACCCTTCCGTAGAAAGGCTCCCTGTTCATCTTCCTCTTGAGAACAATGTAATTTATTCGGAAGATGATAATCTGGAACAAGTTATTGAAGACCCCAAAAATGTGACCACTAAACTCACTGCATGGTTAGATGCTAATATGCAACACCCTGAAGCTCGACAATACACGTACATAGAATTTCCAGAATATTGGACATGGCACCAGCAAGGGAAATACTGGGATCATCGTCGAGGTCCTCAAAAAAAAATTGGCCGAGTGGCACATGTCAACCCTTCACAAGGAGAGCCTTTCTATTTGCGAATGTTGCTGAACATTCGTAAAGGTCCAACCTCCTTCACTGATATCAGGACTATATCAGGCCAAGAATATCCTACATTTTGTTCAGCATGTGAAGCTTTAGGCCTCCTAGGTGATGACCAAGAGTGGTCCAATGCATTAAAAGATGCGGCTCGGTGGGCATCACCATTCCAATTACGTCAGCTTTTTGTTACCCTTTTGCTTTTTTGCAATGTAACAAATCCTATCAAGCTTTTTGAGGAGCATGCATCAATGATGTCTGAAGATATAGCACATCGGTTGAATCTTCATCCTTCTCAGTTGAGCAGTTCATCACTAGATTCGTACGTGACATCCTGTCTTCTCATTGAGCTGGATAAATTGCTGAAGGATTCCGGATATTGCTTATCACATTTTAGTTTGCCACTGCCAGATGATATAGGAAATGCTTCTGCACAAAATAGGCTTTTGCTGGATGAGCTTACCTATGACATTCCAAACATGACATCCACTTTGAATGATAATATTCCGAAGCTAAACAACAACCAGAAGGATGTATTTCATGCTATCTATAATTCTGCCATAAATAATGAAGGTAGAACATTCTTTGTTTATGGATATGGAGGGACTGGTAAAACTTTCTTATGGACTACTTTACTTTATTCTTTGCGGAGTCAAGGGAAAATTGCATTGGCAGTAGCATCCTCGGGAATTGCTTCTCTATTGCTCCCGGGAGGTCGAACACCACACTCCCGTTTTAAAATTCCTTTGGAAATTTCAGAGAATTCAATGTGTACCATAAAGAAAAATACACACCTGGCAGAACTTATTCAAAACACATCTCTTATAGTTTGGGATGAAGCACCAATGAATCATAGATATTGTTTTGAAGCACTAGACCACACTCTCAGAGATATAATGTCAGATACTAGACCTAATGCCGAAGACATGCAGTTTGGAGGTATCACTGTAGTTCTTGGTGGGGATTTTCGGCAAACACAACCAGTGATAAAAAATGCAACCAAGCAACAGATTTTGAAATCTTGCATTGTTAACTCTTATTTGTGGAACAAGTGCACACTTCTACAGTTGAATGAAAATATGAGGCTCACCTCAGGGTGTCTCTCCATCTCCAGGAGAGAAGAACTACAGAATTTTGCTGACTGGCTCTTACGAATTGGAAATGGCACTGAGCCTTTTGTTCCTGTTCCAAATGAACCCAATAGCATATTTATACAGATCCCCCAATATCTCCTTTTGTCCCCAGATTCTAGAAATATAGATGGATTGATATCATTTGTCTACAACTCAGGCTGTGAGTCAACTACCATTACATCGTATTTGTGTGATCGTGCAATTCTTGCACCTACAAATGATGTCGTTTCTAAAATAAATACAATAATGATTTCTCGGCTAGCAACAAGTGAAATGTCATATTATAGTTCAGATTCAATTGATGATAGATGTCCTAATCATTCTACTCTAGAAGCATTATATCCAACAGAGTTGCTAAACACCATTGACATACCTGGACTTCCAGATCATATACTGCATTTGAAAATTGGTGTTCCTATAATGCTACTGCGTAatcttgatccatcaaggggaCTTTGTAATGGCACTAGACTCATTGTTACACAACTGACTGGTCGTGTCATTGAAGGAGAAATCATAACAGGGAAGGCTATAGGTTCAAGAGT ATCCATCTCCCCTATGGAGTCAACTACGAAATTTAAAGATATTACAGTGGGACAGCAAAACTGTAAGGTCTTTGCACGGGTAATAAGGCTTTGGGATGCTATAAATACGAATCCCAGATATGGAAATGCTTTGATCAGCATTGATGGCATTCTCTTGGATGAAGAT GGATCCATGGCACAAATTAGTGTGCCTAAAAAATTTGAAAAACAATTTCGTGGGTTGCTATCTCAAGGATCTGTCTATATTATTTCAAATGTTGCAGCTATCGATATCAGAAGCAAATCATATGTCTATCGCCATCAGAATTATATGCTGCAATTCAAACAAGACACAAAGGTTCATCCGCTACATTCAAGAGGTGCAGATATACCTACACTTTCGTTCAACTTTTGCCCATTTGATCAGCTGCCACAAAAAGCAATTGATTCCAAGCCACTCCTAG ATGTGATAGGAGTAATATGTGATGTTGGTCCATATGACTATGCTAGCCAAACATCTCAGCACAAATTTCGGAAGATCAAAATTTGCAACCTAGA AGAACAAACACAAGAATTAGTTCTATGGGGCCAGCATGGAGAATCATTTGATGAAGAAACAGTACTTAAAAAATCTCAAGAAGGAATTGTCATAGCCATTTTTGCTGGTGTAACTGCAAATCTACAAAGGTTTACAG CTATCAATGGAAATGCCCAACTCTACAAAAGCATCTCCCTCAGGTCAAACAAGTATCTCCACTTGAAGCAGTAG